The following coding sequences are from one Melanotaenia boesemani isolate fMelBoe1 chromosome 19, fMelBoe1.pri, whole genome shotgun sequence window:
- the LOC121629604 gene encoding heat shock protein 30-like, protein MLCSRGFQSALSPFMDFYWPVRSLWPEVRPLLYQQDLLQRNLQDLHSRLEMMDKFQRNILEKTEPFQSSVALQPVSFQLEKEGEHFGLTLDTRGFSPEELSVRQVGRKLRVSGKTEKKQEDEKGSYSYRLQEFRQEFDLPEGTNPEDVSCCLSPDGKLHIQAAKAPRVEEAERELTIKRSSEEETQQSVCSQAEETREETHNRS, encoded by the coding sequence ATGCTGTGCTCTCGTGGATTCCAGTCTGCCCTCAGTCCATTCATGGACTTCTACTGGCCTGTACGCAGTCTGTGGCCAGAGGTCAGACCTCTGCTCTACCAGCAGGATCTCCTGCAGAGAAACCTGCAGGATCTGCACAGCCGTCTGGAGATGATGGACAAATTTCAACGCAACATCCTGGAGAAGACGGAGCCTTTCCAGAGCAGCGTGGCCCTGCAACCAGTCTCCTTCCAGctggagaaagagggagagcaCTTTGGCCTGACCCTGGACACGAGAGGCTTTTCCCCAGAGGAGCTGTCTGTCAGGCAGGTGGGCAGGAAGCTGAGAGTCAGTGGGAAGACGGAGAAGAAGCAGGAGGACGAGAAAGGCTCCTACTCTTACAGACTCCAGGAGTTCAGACAGGAGTTTGATCTGCCTGAAGGGACCAACCCTGAAGACGTCTCCTGCTGCCTGTCTCCAGACGGAAAGCTCCACATCCAGGCAGCCAAAGCTCCACGTGTTGAGGAGGCTGAGAGAGAGCTGACTATCAAGAGGAGCTCAGAGGAGGAAACACAGCAGAGTGTGTGTTCACAGGCAGAAGAGACCAGAGAGGAGACACACAACAGATCATAG
- the stbd1 gene encoding uncharacterized protein stbd1 isoform X2 translates to MQLKNSSPVATEKRMDLASLFCVIGRHGPAVAVAVFAMVSVLAGFIIYRNVKGKRRKAATGAADGDSRSPGTLTDATLLQSEESRSRVESTDVSDEDLSIKEDADVTLSLKLRNRRAAAERKPYSPLKKDSEPDDGQLRSLMQDSYIMQNNTCTAENVDVEGDVCQDVTEDSVKAAKEDHDDCLKPAVICESHKEKVLMPEDVEKVTTEEVVLGQISHEGKTFPSLDSPACSEENATMTETQDGLEGKVVTSETTESYMEEPIGHTDADIGEENHHPDHTDVSKDGTNFLLLEKEMKIEAQEERLDDQLAASQQEIGLSFQQTSLPSQQDNSENVMDEMPSIQVGNRQQLEPENDPTCDQEMLSNCPEHRNIQGENNEATTSMMPNEESVEQHVFSSIRDPDAAVCAKASLTAAVTSAEMPHPKVFSFQDQKSDQTHNPVLPEVTAAPTPDMTESMKPPISQIPLLSFDQIELAWSSSGAGEESGISSMTVSPALQDAEIECDITPENVTQLIMAQCPESEEQTEDQIQFFVHDEAMSVNKIVAVTPESMFLSQKHDGEEMDNQSAVQVSELKKETDIKVEVVESKDNEKTEISIMAATMDNNEWITDGNYQILPWMNLSVPSLAQNAQTDPLSSKEHHNLPPVAESQNADNPRSTLIKQTLLPLIDENAENDKKVVAVQPMPQNVNVTFCTHYLTQSPYQKVAITGNQQELGNWKEFIPLEKDKDGHWATMVSLPAESHVEWKFVVLDKGEVCRWEECGNRLLDTGYGDDLLVHKWWGFL, encoded by the exons ATGCAGCTGAAAAACAGCAGCCCCGTGGCTACGGAGAAACGCATGGACCTGGCCTCGCTCTTCTGCGTGATCGGTCGACATGGTCCTGCCGTGGCCGTGGCTGTGTTCGCGATGGTGTCGGTGCTGGCGGGTTTCATCATTTACCGGAACGTGAAGGGGAAGCGGAGGAAGGCCGCGACTGGAGCCGCTGACGGTGACAGCAGGAGCCCTGGAACGCTGACAGACGCGACGTTGCTGCAGTCGGAGGAATCACGGAGCCGCGTGGAGTCAACAG ATGTGAGTGACGAAGACCTGTCAATCAAGGAGGATGCTGATGTAACTCTAAGTCTTAAACTCAGAAATCGCCGTgctgctgcagaaaggaaaccttaTAGTCCTCTTAAAAAGGATTCTGAACCAGATGATGGACAGCTCAGGTCACTTATGCAGGACTCTTACATTATGCAAAATAATACTTGTACAGCAGAGAATGTGGATGTAGAGGGTGACGTTTGCCAGGATGTAACAGAAGACTCTGTGAAGGCTGCAAAGGAGGACCATGATGACTGCTTGAAACCTGCAGTGATTTGTGAGAGCCATAAAGAAAAG GTGCTAATGCCAGAGGATGTTGAGAAGGTGACTACAGAGGAGGTTGTCTTGGGTCAAATAAGTCATGAGGGGAAAACTTTTCCATCTTTAGATAGCCCAGCTTGTTCTGAAGAAAATGCTACAATGACTGAAACCCAAGATGGACTAGAGGGTAAAGTTGTCACATCGGAAACAACGGAGTCCTACATGGAAGAGCCTATTGGTCACACAGATGCAGACATTGGAGAGGAGAATCACCACCCAGATCATACTGATGTCTCTAAAGATGGCACCAACTTTCTGCTTCtggagaaagaaatgaaaattgaGGCACAAGAGGAGCGATTAGATGACCAACTGGCTGCTTCACAACAGGAGATTGGGTTGTCATTTCAACAAACATCTCTGCCATCTCAGCAGGACAACAGTGAGAATGTGATGGATGAGATGCCGTCGATCCAGGTTGGCAACAGGCAACAACTGGAACCTGAAAATGATCCTACTTGTGATCAGGAGATGCTGTCCAATTGTCCAGAACATAGAAACATTCAGGGTGAGAATAATGAAGCAACCACATCTATGATGCCTAATGAAGAAAGTGTGGAGCAGCATGTGTTCTCCTCCATCAGAGACCCTGATGCTGCTGTCTGTGCAAAGGCTAGTCTTACTgcagctgtaacatctgcagaAATGCCTCATCCTAAGGTGTTTTCATTTCAAGACCAAAAAAGTGACCAAACACACAATCCTGTTCTTCCTGAGGTTACTGCTGCTCCAACCCCTGACATGACTGAGAGCATGAAACCACCCATTTCTCAAATTCCATTGCTATCTTTTGACCAGATTGAGCTTGCTTGGTCTTCCTCTGGTGCCGGTGAGGAGAGCGGGATCTCAAGTATGACAGTCAGCCCTGCTTTGCAAGATGCTGAAATTGAGTGTGACATAACCCCTGAGAATGTGACGCAGTTGATAATGGCTCAGTGTCCGGAGTCTGAAGAACAAACTGAGGATCAGATCCAATTCTTTGTCCATGATGAAGCCATGTCTGTTAATAAAATTGTAGCAGTTACACCTGAATCAATGTTTCTTTCACAGAAACATGACGGTGAGGAAATGGACAA CCAGTCCGCAGTTCAGGTTTCTGAGCTAAAAAAGGAGACGGATATCAAAGTAGAAGTTGTAGAAAGCAAGGACAATGAAAAGACGGAAATCAGTATCATGGCAGCAACTATGGACAATAATGAGTGGATCACAGATGGTAACTATCAAATTCTTCCCTGGATGAACCTGTCTGTTCCATCTCTTGCTCAAAACGCACAAACTGACCCACTGTCTTCTAAAGAACACCACAACCTTCCTCCTGTAGCTGAGAGTCAAAATGCAGACAACCCACGTTCCACTCTGATCAAACAAACTCTTCTTCCCCTCATCGACGAAAAcgcagaaaatgacaaaaaggtCGTGGCTGTCCAGCCAATGCCCCAAAATGTCAACGTGACCTTCTGCACTCATTACCTCACACAGTCGCCATACCAGAAAGTGGCTATCACTGGGAACCAGCAGGAGCTGGGGAACTGGAAGGAATTCATACCTCTGGAAAAAGACAAGGACGGGCACTGGGCCACCATGGTCAGCCTGCCTGCAGAGAGCCATGTGGAGTGGAAGTTTGTCGTGTTAGACAAGGGGGAGGTGTGCCGCTGGGAGGAGTGTGGCAACCGCCTCCTGGATACAGGCTATGGAGATGATTTGCTTGTGCACAAATGGTGGGGGTTCTTGTAA
- the stbd1 gene encoding uncharacterized protein stbd1 isoform X1, with translation MQLKNSSPVATEKRMDLASLFCVIGRHGPAVAVAVFAMVSVLAGFIIYRNVKGKRRKAATGAADGDSRSPGTLTDATLLQSEESRSRVESTDVSDEDLSIKEDADVTLSLKLRNRRAAAERKPYSPLKKDSEPDDGQLRSLMQDSYIMQNNTCTAENVDVEGDVCQDVTEDSVKAAKEDHDDCLKPAVICESHKEKVLMPEDVEKVTTEEVVLGQISHEGKTFPSLDSPACSEENATMTETQDGLEGKVVTSETTESYMEEPIGHTDADIGEENHHPDHTDVSKDGTNFLLLEKEMKIEAQEERLDDQLAASQQEIGLSFQQTSLPSQQDNSENVMDEMPSIQVGNRQQLEPENDPTCDQEMLSNCPEHRNIQGENNEATTSMMPNEESVEQHVFSSIRDPDAAVCAKASLTAAVTSAEMPHPKVFSFQDQKSDQTHNPVLPEVTAAPTPDMTESMKPPISQIPLLSFDQIELAWSSSGAGEESGISSMTVSPALQDAEIECDITPENVTQLIMAQCPESEEQTEDQIQFFVHDEAMSVNKIVAVTPESMFLSQKHDGEEMDKFSTGNKDMFGHEDVYHGATSQSAVQVSELKKETDIKVEVVESKDNEKTEISIMAATMDNNEWITDGNYQILPWMNLSVPSLAQNAQTDPLSSKEHHNLPPVAESQNADNPRSTLIKQTLLPLIDENAENDKKVVAVQPMPQNVNVTFCTHYLTQSPYQKVAITGNQQELGNWKEFIPLEKDKDGHWATMVSLPAESHVEWKFVVLDKGEVCRWEECGNRLLDTGYGDDLLVHKWWGFL, from the exons ATGCAGCTGAAAAACAGCAGCCCCGTGGCTACGGAGAAACGCATGGACCTGGCCTCGCTCTTCTGCGTGATCGGTCGACATGGTCCTGCCGTGGCCGTGGCTGTGTTCGCGATGGTGTCGGTGCTGGCGGGTTTCATCATTTACCGGAACGTGAAGGGGAAGCGGAGGAAGGCCGCGACTGGAGCCGCTGACGGTGACAGCAGGAGCCCTGGAACGCTGACAGACGCGACGTTGCTGCAGTCGGAGGAATCACGGAGCCGCGTGGAGTCAACAG ATGTGAGTGACGAAGACCTGTCAATCAAGGAGGATGCTGATGTAACTCTAAGTCTTAAACTCAGAAATCGCCGTgctgctgcagaaaggaaaccttaTAGTCCTCTTAAAAAGGATTCTGAACCAGATGATGGACAGCTCAGGTCACTTATGCAGGACTCTTACATTATGCAAAATAATACTTGTACAGCAGAGAATGTGGATGTAGAGGGTGACGTTTGCCAGGATGTAACAGAAGACTCTGTGAAGGCTGCAAAGGAGGACCATGATGACTGCTTGAAACCTGCAGTGATTTGTGAGAGCCATAAAGAAAAG GTGCTAATGCCAGAGGATGTTGAGAAGGTGACTACAGAGGAGGTTGTCTTGGGTCAAATAAGTCATGAGGGGAAAACTTTTCCATCTTTAGATAGCCCAGCTTGTTCTGAAGAAAATGCTACAATGACTGAAACCCAAGATGGACTAGAGGGTAAAGTTGTCACATCGGAAACAACGGAGTCCTACATGGAAGAGCCTATTGGTCACACAGATGCAGACATTGGAGAGGAGAATCACCACCCAGATCATACTGATGTCTCTAAAGATGGCACCAACTTTCTGCTTCtggagaaagaaatgaaaattgaGGCACAAGAGGAGCGATTAGATGACCAACTGGCTGCTTCACAACAGGAGATTGGGTTGTCATTTCAACAAACATCTCTGCCATCTCAGCAGGACAACAGTGAGAATGTGATGGATGAGATGCCGTCGATCCAGGTTGGCAACAGGCAACAACTGGAACCTGAAAATGATCCTACTTGTGATCAGGAGATGCTGTCCAATTGTCCAGAACATAGAAACATTCAGGGTGAGAATAATGAAGCAACCACATCTATGATGCCTAATGAAGAAAGTGTGGAGCAGCATGTGTTCTCCTCCATCAGAGACCCTGATGCTGCTGTCTGTGCAAAGGCTAGTCTTACTgcagctgtaacatctgcagaAATGCCTCATCCTAAGGTGTTTTCATTTCAAGACCAAAAAAGTGACCAAACACACAATCCTGTTCTTCCTGAGGTTACTGCTGCTCCAACCCCTGACATGACTGAGAGCATGAAACCACCCATTTCTCAAATTCCATTGCTATCTTTTGACCAGATTGAGCTTGCTTGGTCTTCCTCTGGTGCCGGTGAGGAGAGCGGGATCTCAAGTATGACAGTCAGCCCTGCTTTGCAAGATGCTGAAATTGAGTGTGACATAACCCCTGAGAATGTGACGCAGTTGATAATGGCTCAGTGTCCGGAGTCTGAAGAACAAACTGAGGATCAGATCCAATTCTTTGTCCATGATGAAGCCATGTCTGTTAATAAAATTGTAGCAGTTACACCTGAATCAATGTTTCTTTCACAGAAACATGACGGTGAGGAAATGGACAAGTTTTCGACAGGTAATAAAGACATGTTTGGTCATGAGGATGTTTACCATGGAGCCACGAGCCAGTCCGCAGTTCAGGTTTCTGAGCTAAAAAAGGAGACGGATATCAAAGTAGAAGTTGTAGAAAGCAAGGACAATGAAAAGACGGAAATCAGTATCATGGCAGCAACTATGGACAATAATGAGTGGATCACAGATGGTAACTATCAAATTCTTCCCTGGATGAACCTGTCTGTTCCATCTCTTGCTCAAAACGCACAAACTGACCCACTGTCTTCTAAAGAACACCACAACCTTCCTCCTGTAGCTGAGAGTCAAAATGCAGACAACCCACGTTCCACTCTGATCAAACAAACTCTTCTTCCCCTCATCGACGAAAAcgcagaaaatgacaaaaaggtCGTGGCTGTCCAGCCAATGCCCCAAAATGTCAACGTGACCTTCTGCACTCATTACCTCACACAGTCGCCATACCAGAAAGTGGCTATCACTGGGAACCAGCAGGAGCTGGGGAACTGGAAGGAATTCATACCTCTGGAAAAAGACAAGGACGGGCACTGGGCCACCATGGTCAGCCTGCCTGCAGAGAGCCATGTGGAGTGGAAGTTTGTCGTGTTAGACAAGGGGGAGGTGTGCCGCTGGGAGGAGTGTGGCAACCGCCTCCTGGATACAGGCTATGGAGATGATTTGCTTGTGCACAAATGGTGGGGGTTCTTGTAA